DNA sequence from the Candidatus Limnocylindrales bacterium genome:
GCCTGCTGCGCATCCTTGCGCGTCAGCAGGAGCCGGACTCAGGCGCCGTGCGCACCGCCAACGCGATGCGCACCGGCTATCTCCCCCAGGAAGTGGATGTGGCCGGCGGCCGCAGCCTGATCGATTCGGTGCTGGCGAGCGTGCCGGGCCGCATCCAGCTCGAGCAGGCCCTGGAGGTCGTCGAGCAGGAGCTGGCGGAGGCGCAGACCGAGTCCGAGCAGATGGAGCTGTCCGAGAAGCTCGCCACGCTCCACGACGACCTCCTCCACTTCGACGGCAACTTCTCCCCGCACGAGGCACACGCCATCCTCGACGGACTCGGCTTCCGCCCTGGCGATGCGCAGCGCGATCTGTCGGAGTTCAGTGGCGGCTGGAAGATGCGGGCGGTGATGGCCTCGCTTCTGTTCCAGAAGCCCGACCTTCTGATGCTGGATGAGCCGACCAACCACTTGGATGTGACGACCATCGGCTGGCTGGCAGATTTTCTGAAGCGCTTCCGCAACGCGCTGGTGCTGGTCTGCCACGACCGCGATTTCCTCAACGAGCAGATCAACCGCGTCGTTTCCTACGAGCCCGAAGGGGTGCGCCAGTACGCGGGCAATTACGAGGACTACCGCCGCCAGCGCGCCGAGGAGGCCGAGGTTCTGGAGCGGCGCGCCGCCAATCTCGCACGCCAGCGCGAGCAGGCCGAGCGCTTCATCCGCCGCTTCCGCGCGCAGGCGACCAAGGCGCGCGCGGTGCAGAGCCGCATCCGCGCGCTCGACAAGCTCGACGACGTGGTCACGCTGAGCGAGGAACGCAGCCTGAGCTTCCGCTTCCCTCCCTGCCAGCGCTCGGGCATCGACGTCGTCACGATCAAGGACCTGGGGCATGCCTACGGCAGCCAACACGTGTTCGATGGAGTCTCGGCCACCATCCGTCGCGGCGACAAGGTCGCCATCATCGGCCCCAACGGTGCAGGCAAGACGACGCTGCTCAAGATCCTCGCGGGGGAGATGGCGACAACGCGCGGCGAGGTGAAGCTCGGCCACAACGTCAAGCCCGGCTACTACGCCCAGCACGTCACCGAGAAGCTGGACGTGCGCAACACGATCTTCGACGAAGTCTGGCAGCACAGCGCGTACGACGACATCACGCAGGTGCGCAACGTGCTGGGCACCTTCCTGTTCTCGGACGACGACGTCGAAAAGGGGATCCGCGTGCTGTCGGGCGGGGAGAAGGCGCGCGTGGCACTGGCGCGCCTGATGGTCGATCCGGGCAACCTGCTTCTCATGGACGAGCCCACCAACCACCTCGATCTCGAATCCTCGGAGGCGCTGGCGGATGCACTGAGCACGTACGACGGCACGATCGCGTTCGTCAGCCACAACCGCACGTTCGTTCGGCGCCTGGCCACGCGCATCTGGCACGTACACGACGGCACCATCGAGGAGTTCCCGGGGACGCTCGACGAGTTCCTCTATCACCTGGCGCAGGCCCGCCGTCGCGCGGACAAGGACGGTGCGGGTCGCCCGGTGACGGCCGACGTGATCGACCGTCCCGTCGAGACCGTGGCAGGCAATGGCAGCCAGGCCGCGCGCAAATCCCGTGACAGCAAGGCGCGCGGCGCGCCGACCGCGCCCGGCGCTGGGCAAACGCCGCATCCGGCTGGCGCGCAGCGCAGCGCACAGACGCCGCATGCGCAGGCTCGAGCCGAAGCGGCGCGGCCGCAGAAGAACAAGGCGCGAGAGCTCGAGCGAAGGATCGCCGACTACGAGGCGCGCATCGCCGCCATCGAGAAGGCGCAGGAAGAGCGCAGCCGCGAGCTGTCCGATCCGGCCGTCTACGCCGACCATTCGCGTTACGGCACGCTGCTGGCTGCCTACACCGACGACAAGAACAAGCTCGAAGAGCTCATGCTGCGCTGGGAGCAGGCGCAGGCGTCCCTGGCCGAGATGTCCTAGAGACGCCGCTACGGCTGCGGCGCGCCGACACCGGTTGCCAGCCCCGCGGCGAAGCGCTGTACGTCGATCGGCCCGAGGTTGGCCAGGAAATCGCGGTGCGAGCGGCCGGCGCGGTACGCAGGCTCACGCTCGGGGTGGCGAAGCAGTCTGTGGATACGGTCGAGGTCGGCTTCCAGAAGGATGGTCCCGTGCAGCAGCATCGCGTGGCGGCTGCGCTTGAGCGCGACGCCGGCCACCTTGCGATCGCTCCAGCACAGATCGCCGCTCTCGTCGGCACGCAGATCGGTGGCGGCACCGGCCGCGGCCAGCGCGGCCATCGTGATCCGATTGCAGAAACGCTTGGACCCGGGGATGGTCGCGAGCTCTGCGTCGTGCTCGTAGGGAAGCACGAACGCGTACTGCAGGGTTCCTTCGCCGACGACGACGGCGCCGCCTCCGCTCGATCGTCGCAGCACCGCCACGCCTTCGTCACGACATCCATCGAGATCGACCTCGCGATCGACGCGCAGGCTGACCCCGAGCACCACCGCCATCTGCGACGTCTGCCACACGCGCGTCGTCGCCCCCGATCCGGCTGCGGCGAGCAATGCGAAGTCGCGCTCGAGCTCAACTCGGGCGAGGCAGTCGTCGCCGCTCAGCAACTGCACGGGGGGCGCGTTACGCAAGGCATATTGCGCGGCACACACGGACGGCACGGCGTGCACATTGCCACGACCGGGTGCATGTGGCGATCCTGCTTCCTATGCCGGCTCGGACACGACTAACGTTTTCGTCGGAGAGCGAAGCCATGGCCAGGCTCACCTTCGTTCACGGCGACATCACGCAGCAACAGGTCGATGCCATCGTCAACGCCGCCAATGAAGCGTTGGTGGGCGGCGGCGGCGTCGACGGCGCCATTCATCGTGCCGGCGGGCCGGAGATCATGGCCGAGTGCGAACGCATCCGTCACGACCTCGGCGGCTGTCCCACCGGAAGCGCAGTGCATACCACTGCGGGGCGCCTGCCGGCGCGCGCCGTCATTCACACGGT
Encoded proteins:
- a CDS encoding ABC-F family ATP-binding cassette domain-containing protein; translation: MSLIVLESCDLAFGGRSILSGLNLRIGEEDRVGLVGRNGSGKTCLLRILARQQEPDSGAVRTANAMRTGYLPQEVDVAGGRSLIDSVLASVPGRIQLEQALEVVEQELAEAQTESEQMELSEKLATLHDDLLHFDGNFSPHEAHAILDGLGFRPGDAQRDLSEFSGGWKMRAVMASLLFQKPDLLMLDEPTNHLDVTTIGWLADFLKRFRNALVLVCHDRDFLNEQINRVVSYEPEGVRQYAGNYEDYRRQRAEEAEVLERRAANLARQREQAERFIRRFRAQATKARAVQSRIRALDKLDDVVTLSEERSLSFRFPPCQRSGIDVVTIKDLGHAYGSQHVFDGVSATIRRGDKVAIIGPNGAGKTTLLKILAGEMATTRGEVKLGHNVKPGYYAQHVTEKLDVRNTIFDEVWQHSAYDDITQVRNVLGTFLFSDDDVEKGIRVLSGGEKARVALARLMVDPGNLLLMDEPTNHLDLESSEALADALSTYDGTIAFVSHNRTFVRRLATRIWHVHDGTIEEFPGTLDEFLYHLAQARRRADKDGAGRPVTADVIDRPVETVAGNGSQAARKSRDSKARGAPTAPGAGQTPHPAGAQRSAQTPHAQARAEAARPQKNKARELERRIADYEARIAAIEKAQEERSRELSDPAVYADHSRYGTLLAAYTDDKNKLEELMLRWEQAQASLAEMS